In the genome of Cyanobacteriota bacterium, the window TTCAGACTTAACTTGAATCTTGGAAATAGGTTGCATGGCATGTAGCTCAGTAGGATCATTAAAATCTGAAAGCTCAAATTCACCAGCAGGTCTTGCTCTTTTGGAACTGGCTTGACCATAGTCCAAAATTGGTGAAAAATCGAGTGCCTCTGCGACCTGCATCAAGAAATATAATAGCAAGATTTGCTGACTTGTTATGACAAATATGCTACAATTTTGCAAATCATGCTAAAAACCACTAATTTAAGGCAAGAAATCATTGAAGCAGCTGGTCTTTTGGCAGCTCAAGGAATGCTTCCTGCTACTAGTGGCAACTTATCGATGCGCGAAGCTGGCACAAGTGAATTCACCATTACACTATCTGGCAAGTCCAAAGCAAAGCTAACGGAAGCTGATTTTATTGATTTAAACCTTGATGAAACTAATGATCAGGTGCTTAAACTCGCTTCTGCTGAAATGGAGCTGCACCGCCAACTCTATAGGTTTGCAAATAAAATCAACGCCGTCTTTCATACTCATTCAGTCAATAGTGTCGTGATGTCCAAGCTCTACCCGCAAGAAATTCGCCTGGAGAATTATGAGCTTCTCAAAGCTTTTGCAGGCAATACTACTCATCAATGCGTTGAAATTATTCCTGTCTTTGCCAATACTCAAAACATAGAATCACTTGCAAGAGCAGTTGATGCATATATGTCCAATAATCCTCATATTCATGCCTATATTATTAATGGGCATGGACTCTACACTTGGGGTCAAACTCAAGCTGAAACACTAAGACATATAGAAGCATTGGAAGCTCTGTTTGAAATTGAACTAAAATATAAACTTATCGAAGGAAATTCTAATGACTCTTGTAAAAATTTATTCTGATACTAATCCAAACAAAGTTGAAACCATTGACGACTTTAGCTCAATCCAAAAAGCTCTAGCCTTTGTCAATATCAAAATTGAGAGATGGCAAATCCGAACCGATTTAGCTCACAACGCTGAGTCAGACGACATACTCGAAGCTTATGATCAAGACATTCAAAGGATTATGCGCAACCATGGATTTAGCGCCGTTGATGTGATCAGTATGCATGGCTGTTCTAATTTAAGCAAAGAAGACTTAAACAAAGCAAGAAATAGATTCCTTGATGAACACAAACACTCAGATGACGAGGTAAGATTCTTTATAGATGGTCAAGGATTGTTTTGCGTGCACGAAGCAGACAAGGTAATTCAAATACTTTGCAAAGCTGGTGACTTCATTAGTGTCCCAGCCAACACCAAGCACTGGTTTGATATGGGAGCGAATCCTGATTTTAAATGTATTAGATTTTTTGGAGAAGAGACTGGTTGGGTCGCAAATTATACGGGTGACAATATATCAACGAACTTTCCAAAACTTAATGATATATTGTTACCCGTCGCCTAGTGAAGACGGACTAAATAAATGAGCAGTATCAAAGTCATTCTTACCGACATTGAAGGAACAACAAGTTCTATTAGCTTCGTAAAGGATATTTTGTTTCCCTATGCTTATGAGAAATTAGAAGGTTTTGTTGAAGCGAATAAAGAGGATCCTGAAGTGCAGAGGATTTTAAAAGAAGTTGGCAAAGACCCAATTCAAACTCTCAAACACTGGATCAAACTAGATTTAAAAAACAAAGCATTAAAAGACCTTCAAGGATTAATCTGGGAGAAGGGATATAAGGATGGGGATTACCAGGGTCATATCTATGATGATGCATATAGTTTCTTGGTCAAATGGCACGAGCAAGGTATCAAACTATATATTTATTCATCCGGTTCAGTGTACGCCCAAAAACTTCTCTTTGGTCATACTAAGCATGGTGATCTCAATAATTTATTCACTGGCAATTTTGACACCAGTGTCGGAAATAAACGTGAGGCAAAATCCT includes:
- the mtnB gene encoding methylthioribulose 1-phosphate dehydratase; the encoded protein is MLKTTNLRQEIIEAAGLLAAQGMLPATSGNLSMREAGTSEFTITLSGKSKAKLTEADFIDLNLDETNDQVLKLASAEMELHRQLYRFANKINAVFHTHSVNSVVMSKLYPQEIRLENYELLKAFAGNTTHQCVEIIPVFANTQNIESLARAVDAYMSNNPHIHAYIINGHGLYTWGQTQAETLRHIEALEALFEIELKYKLIEGNSNDSCKNLF
- a CDS encoding cupin domain-containing protein, which translates into the protein MTLVKIYSDTNPNKVETIDDFSSIQKALAFVNIKIERWQIRTDLAHNAESDDILEAYDQDIQRIMRNHGFSAVDVISMHGCSNLSKEDLNKARNRFLDEHKHSDDEVRFFIDGQGLFCVHEADKVIQILCKAGDFISVPANTKHWFDMGANPDFKCIRFFGEETGWVANYTGDNISTNFPKLNDILLPVA
- the mtnC gene encoding acireductone synthase translates to MSSIKVILTDIEGTTSSISFVKDILFPYAYEKLEGFVEANKEDPEVQRILKEVGKDPIQTLKHWIKLDLKNKALKDLQGLIWEKGYKDGDYQGHIYDDAYSFLVKWHEQGIKLYIYSSGSVYAQKLLFGHTKHGDLNNLFTGNFDTSVGNKREAKSYINIYEAIFKKTPQLEPAEILFLSDIQEELDAAQDAGLKTQLITREDGIDFNIIKLT